In Phragmites australis chromosome 18, lpPhrAust1.1, whole genome shotgun sequence, the genomic window CGcacaaggaggaggagctcacgGCCTGATCAATGAAGTGCCAACTATTTGATTATATATCGTCTCTGGTGTGTCTGCTTGTGCTTGGTACTATCACTAGCTAGTACGTTCTTGGAGTTGCATTTCCCGTGCTGAGTTCATCGATGGAGTTGGAGGAGCTATCATTCGTGCATGATGTTAGTGCTTAATTAATCGTTCCATCTAGATCCTTTTAATTTGTTAAGGCATGCATACATGTTTGCTTCAATATCGATCGCATATTGTCACGAAAACTGTTTGTCAAAGTGCGCCTTAATAATTACCAAACTATTTGCGGTGGAGATATATATTGGAGCATGTTTGGTTCGCACCCGCACATTGCCATGCTTTGAGTTATGTTTCGCGTGGAGATGAAGAAATGTATGAACTTGAAGAGCGTGGGTGTCGCTGAACGCCACCCGTTCACAAACAAGGTATTTCGGGAGATGCTATTTCTCAATCTCCTGAAATCATGCTTTGTTTCATTCGACAAGCATTAGTTGCAGGTTTCTGATCGAACGGATGAgagatcatcttctcttcctcTGGACATCGAGCCTCAGCGATTGCGTCTTCTTTCCTTCTCTCACTCTTACAAATCGCGACGAGCCCCCTCTCCTGCTCCCATATCTAGCGGTGCCTATGCCACCGGATCCACACGCCAGTACTATAGTAATGTTCATAACTGTCGATTCAAAAACTGTATTATTATTGGTTTTTGAACCAATATTAACTAAACGCTAGTgataatcattaattatcacTGTCGAATCATAAATAACCTCTGATAATGAATATCAGTGCTGGCGGGATCcacgaactgacagtgataatttgTATCATTGCTAGTTCTTAAGCATAATCTGTCGATTGATATACTTATCACTGTCAATTCCATAtacgaaccaacactgatactcaaTCCCGGgaagaaaaaatcaaaatttaaacaaaCATACAATAATTTATCCGAGCTTTATATAACTAATCTCCATAATTACAGGTTTAATATCACACTGATATGACTTAATTCCTAACTCCATCCTTATAcaataaaaacaaaagacatgGTCGCGCGCACAAAAAAACCCTTAACCCGCCGCGCATGCATCTACCACAGCCACTTGGGGGTCGGCCACAATGACAAGGAAATAGTCATCATCCTAGTCATCATCGTTGTTATCTGTGGCTTCCTCCCGCGCTCGgcctactcctcctcctcttctttctcctccttcgAGCTCTAGGGCCTCTTCGCATTTGGCTCATCGAGAAAGTAGTCCCAAATGTCATCCTTAGAGGAGGACTGACGATCCGCTAGAGTTCAATGACCATGCCTCGTCATCGGATGATAGCACGGGTGTGGGTGGTGTGGCtagagatggtggtggaggcggcgatGGAGTGGCCGAAGCGGGAGAAGGTGGTGGCGGGTAATCCATTGCGTGGCGATGGTAGTGGTAGAGGGGAGAGGGCAGAAGAGATCGAGTGAGATGAGCCATCGAGTTAAATCTAAAGGTATTCGGGAGAAGCCGAGCAGGCAAGTGTTAGAATTTGTACGGTTTTTAGGCTATTACTAACGATTTAAAAACATATCTTTTTATAAACTGGTATCACTATCAATTCGTGTTATGAATCGTCTGTGTGGTGTTGCTTCAGCTTACACCCCCATGATTTAAACAATGTGAAACAAAAAATAGTAAAACTTAAAAATATGTGGAAGATCAACTTTAAAGGAAAATGAGAGCTCATGCCAAGGCAGTGCCCTATACTATCATCTAAGTACAAAACACATGCAAATCGAGTCAGAATATCAATTTTATCATAATTCGAAAAACTTGTAAAGCTTAAAGTGGCATATATGCATTGGTAAGAAGATATCAGATGACCTACTATGAATTTGAATATATAGATATTTGTTGTTTCATATGATCATAGGCGCAATATTAGAATATAAGAAGCTATATTAAAAAGTTTGGGTGCAAGATATTCATTGTTTGATGTGATTTTGTGTAAAGGAGCTAACACAACAGAAAAAATAGAGATTGGCAGTAGCACCAACTCAAACCAAAGACAACTGCAATTGCTGGTATTCAGTCGTTGCAATGATAAAAAAACTGAACGATAACATATTGATAAACACATAAAGGTCATTTTCTCCACAAACATATCTCAGAAGTATGCAAGAATCAGCAATATTAGCAAACTATAATAAACTGCTGCTaagtggaaaaaaaaaatcataaagtgTCTAAGGGAAAAATCCTATTTAGTTAAACTTTAAAAGCATTGAAAGTACAGCTGAACATAAGCATATGGAGAATACCCCAGAAGCATATGGAGAATACCCCAAAAGCATTGAAAGTAAGACAGTTGAATAAAAATGGAACTGAATATGGTATGTGAAAATAAACAcaaacagagagaaaataaataaagaagatGAACTTGATCCAAGAAACAATGTATAAGGTTCACCCATATACCTTATGAAAGAGGCTCGATCACAGAGTTATGAATAAATTAACAGATTTAATAAAAACTTATCAGGAGCTTGATCCAAGAAACAATGAGACAAAGATTAGAAGCAACGAATGAAATGAAGCTGAAACATGAACACGAGTACCATCTAATTTAACCGATCCTTTTTTTCTGGAGCCATAAAAGAAGAGCTAATATTTCTTTCAGAAAATGGTTGGCTCAACAGTTTAGTCAGTACAACACCAGCGATGCATAGAACTCTTAAGTATACAAGTGAGATACTACGCTAGTATCCTCCTCATAGGAAGAACGAAGCAAGAACAAGTGCCTGTAGCTCCCAAGCTTCATTCTATTCAAAGCCCTCACGAACTAATTcgacaaaaataaaaagatatctTACAAGCTCAAAACTCAAAAAGGCAACCTGCGACTCAGATTCCTACTAACCTGCATCAGTACACTCTACACACTCATGGCATAAACACAGTAGCAGAATGTAAACAAACACATCAACACTTGAGTTATCACTTATGATTGTACACGTGCCTCTCCTCTTCAACTACTACGCAAGTAAAAAACCACTCCCTGTACACTCATAGCCATTTGCTTCTTCAAGACTCAACAAGTAAAATTGGTCAAATTTTGAGATCGGCTCTCTTCTTAGAAGCAGTTGAGTCACCCATTCTATTACCATGGTACCTGCAGAATACTTCTGTCGACAAGCCAACATTAACCTGCCAGTTCAGCAACCGATAGAGTTCCATGAAAGCTTTCAGGAATCACCATCTGAGTCTTGTAGGGCTCATGAAATGGTAAACTTCGCAACAGCAATCAGCATCCTGGTAGCGACTGAGATGACGTATCAGAATCAGGACAATGCTGCAGGTAGAACTGACCGAACGATTGAGTTGACGCGGCAGCTGATAGACTTGTCTCCGAGTTGGCTCCATGCTGCATCTGGGTCTGCTGCAGTGACTGAGGCACCATGGTAAACAGGCTTGGGCCTGAGCCGGTGCAGTGCCTCAGGTAAGGGTGTTGCCGCCCGGAAGATCCAGGGTAATAGCTTGGAGATCCACAGCCAGAATGGGACACATGTGATGAACCTATGTACCGACTGGGAGACCCATAGCCAGAAAGGGAGACATGTGGTGAAGCATACCTGATATTGATCGGTGGAGACAAATGGCCACCACACAGAGAGTGAGTGGATGCAAGGTGCGAAGTGCGAGACCATGGGGATGACATATTTGCAAGGTCTACGTTGCTTCTACTTGTGCAGATAGGAGGTGAGTTTGCATAAGACCTATGGGGGTTAGGGGTGGGGGGGATACCAGGACCTGAAATGGAGTAAGTGCGGGATATTGACTGTGATGAAGGTTGCCGGCTGATTGGCCTAGGGGGAGATGCTGCCACTATTGACCGGAAGGAAGCCAAAGCGATTGATTCAGCAGGTAAGCGAATAGCAGAAGAAAGTAAAGGAGTGGACTCTGATACTGGGGGGTTTGACGTTGTTCCAGCCCTTGCATCCCGCTTGCATACAGGGCAGAATGTTCTCCATGAGGTGAGCCACAGGTCCACACAGGCTGCATGGAACTCTGCAAAGTGACACAACCAAGTCCCAGGGCGCGAGTTAAGAATAAAGCTTTAGGTAGCAGAGGGATCAACAAAAATTCATCAACAAGCACGCCAGGTGATTGTTATAAATGCAAGCACTAATCATCTTGACATAAGTAACAAAGCGGAATCAATAATGCAACTAAAATTTCCGTAGATGCAACATTGCTGAATCAGGAAGCAAATATCCTACATGAAGTTGTCAAAATGCATGTAAATGTAGCAAAATCATATTCAATTGAGTTGACATACTCAAACTGACAAAAATTATACATTGAGCTATTATGATTATGATGGGATATTTCATCTATCACACACACCATTCTTACTAGCGCTCTAGTAGCTAGCTTGAATTTGCACTGTAATTCCTAATATGAAACAAATAAGTAATTGCTAGTAGAGACAGATTCATCCGACTGCACATAAAATGCATGGACAGTGAACTCCCAAATCATCAGTCAAATGATGCTATTGGAAAACAGTTGTGATCTCTAGATGTGATAGGAACATACTGTGTCGACAAGGTAGCACTCTTATCTTCTCTCCAACACTGTAGTCTTCCAAGCAAATGGCACATGTCGATGACGTACAGTTGTCTTCTTGCACTTTTGTGAAAATAAGACTTGGCATTGCTTTAACTAATTGACTGCTCATTCCATGAAATTGTCGAGCTTCAGGAATTCCAGCTCTGTCCCGTCTTATCTGGTGTCTCCTTACAAAGAAACAAGTGGCAAGGACGGCAGACATAGCAAGCAGTGATATGAACGAAATTGCCATGATAGACCAAGCTGAGTTCTCGTATGTTGGTATTATCCACAACTCCGCATCAGATTGACCTGAATATTTCTTCAACACCTCTCCTGAGGCCTTAGAGATGAACACTGCATATATGTGGATTCCAGACGAGCTTCCAGCCACTGTAACAATTCCTAGTTAAATACTATTAAAAAGTATGCACTGAGCAAATACTATGAATGGGAAAGTTTTATCACTGATTTCCTTTTATGGGGGACAGAATGCATAGGGTTGCTTTGTTTTATTTTACCATTCAGATTCAATGAAACTGATCTCTCTAATAATCTAGAACTATTTATTtgcatatttctttttcttcttctcaccaGTTTAATGCATAGCTATTTACAGCATCATGGATTACAAATAATAATAAGATAAAAAGAAATATCCCTTTTTACGTGCTGATCATGAGTAAGATGTATACGGCATAAAAAAGTTGATGGCAGGAACATTACTTGAAATAAGGACGCCACTGTCTTCATTATCATATACTATCACAGCCTTGAATCCAGCATTCTGTGCATTTCTAACTTTGTCATCAAATTGGCAACCGCCTCTTGTAATCAACGCAAATGGAGATGCAGAACCTTCAGCCGCTTTTGTTCTCAATGGACTGCATGCATCCAGAGGTTCTGCAGCATAAATGAAGCCATTGACACCTGAACCTTTCACCGCTGGAGCTGCAATATGACCTAAATGTCAATAAGATCTTCCTGACACAAGCATATTGGTTCAGGCAGAGTACAACATCGCACATTATCAAACATAAAGAAACATTCATGGTGCCATACAAAACGAAATGAGGGCAGCCAAACAGCCACACAAATGGTAAGAGTCACCTAACTACCAAGGCGAAGATCAATTCATTATTCAGTAATCACAAAGAATTAgcattaaaaaatatcaaaatctaACCGTAACAATTAAATAAAGAATACATCATAATATGCAGAAGTGGCACCAAATGCATAAACATAATGCTTTGTTTATAATACCATATGATGACATATCGGTACTAAAATACAGGGATATTGTGTAATATATAGTACTCACTGAAGGTTGCCTCAACATCATCAAATGCTAAGGTCGTGTTATTCGTCATCAGTACCACATTGCAAGCTCCCAGCTGAGCCATGAGGCAAACCATCGTAAAGAAACAAAGGGGAAATGATCTCCTTCCCCTTGTACATCTCATCTTGACAGAGCTCTGCTCCTTTGCTACAACCGTAGAACAGGAGAGCGGGCACAGATGCGCCACTGCAGAACCCCAAACCTGTGACCCTAGAAGCCACTAATGCTGACCACTGCAGCTCCAAAGCACCAAGCACCTAAGACTCCTGCAATCGTACCACTAAAATTAAGCAAACAAAATACAATCAGGAACACTGTACTTCACAGTTATAGCACCCAAATAGGGTACATAAAGGAGAAACCTACAATAACAAATCACAGGTCAAAAAAGCTCCTCTGTTTTCAACCTTCTTCCGAAAAGTAGGAGCAAGATTGCATTTTCCATGGAAATGGGAGCCTCCCTCTGAAATTTACCCAAATCCTAAATCAGCAAGCGAGAGCAGAATACTAGGAGAGCATTGGTTTGGCCCAAAGATGTCATTTTGAGCACGATATCACCCATAATCCCTCCGAAAAGTGGTATCACACAACACGGCTCCCAAAATTCCGCACAAGATGAGTCCTAATCCGACCATAGAATACCCCCTCAAATCGAGTAACGACGTCATCTCCGGAAACTTAAACTAGCAAAGGCGGAATCTTTGCAGGTTGGATAAGCATCAACGCATCGAGAAAAAGGCCGCACCTTTGACGGATTTCCGATTTGATTCTCCACCAAGGAactgagagaaagaagaagaagaagaagagccgCTGCTGCAGGGGGGACTAGGAATTAGCTGGTGCGGGCGGGTGGTTGGGAGACCAGAGGTTGAGGAGGATCGAGAGGCGGCGTGGGGATGGAGACGTCGGCTGCCATTAGAATATGAGTGCGAGGGATCGACGGTTGCaggcgaggagagagagagagagagagagagagagagagagaggtaggaTGGAATTGGAGATGGAAATGAAATGGAGGATTGCTTGCCTTTGGCTCGGCGCTTGAGTTGATTTGGAGATCATCCGTCTCAAGTCCCGGAATTACGCCAGCCTTGTAATAGTATCAACGGCGTCTTTGATAGATACCGACGTGGCACCAAAAAAATCCATCCGTATTTCCTCCCTTGTGTTTATCATCTTTT contains:
- the LOC133898845 gene encoding receptor homology region, transmembrane domain- and RING domain-containing protein 2-like isoform X1, yielding MRCTRGRRSFPLCFFTMVCLMAQLGACNVVLMTNNTTLAFDDVEATFSHIAAPAVKGSGVNGFIYAAEPLDACSPLRTKAAEGSASPFALITRGGCQFDDKVRNAQNAGFKAVIVYDNEDSGVLISMAGSSSGIHIYAVFISKASGEVLKKYSGQSDAELWIIPTYENSAWSIMAISFISLLAMSAVLATCFFVRRHQIRRDRAGIPEARQFHGMSSQLVKAMPSLIFTKVQEDNCTSSTCAICLEDYSVGEKIRVLPCRHKFHAACVDLWLTSWRTFCPVCKRDARAGTTSNPPVSESTPLLSSAIRLPAESIALASFRSIVAASPPRPISRQPSSQSISRTYSISGPGIPPTPNPHRSYANSPPICTSRSNVDLANMSSPWSRTSHLASTHSLCGGHLSPPINIRYASPHVSLSGYGSPSRYIGSSHVSHSGCGSPSYYPGSSGRQHPYLRHCTGSGPSLFTMVPQSLQQTQMQHGANSETSLSAAASTQSFGQFYLQHCPDSDTSSQSLPGC
- the LOC133898845 gene encoding receptor homology region, transmembrane domain- and RING domain-containing protein 2-like isoform X2, encoding MRCTRGRRSFPLCFFTMVCLMAQLGACNVVLMTNNTTLAFDDVEATFTPAVKGSGVNGFIYAAEPLDACSPLRTKAAEGSASPFALITRGGCQFDDKVRNAQNAGFKAVIVYDNEDSGVLISMAGSSSGIHIYAVFISKASGEVLKKYSGQSDAELWIIPTYENSAWSIMAISFISLLAMSAVLATCFFVRRHQIRRDRAGIPEARQFHGMSSQLVKAMPSLIFTKVQEDNCTSSTCAICLEDYSVGEKIRVLPCRHKFHAACVDLWLTSWRTFCPVCKRDARAGTTSNPPVSESTPLLSSAIRLPAESIALASFRSIVAASPPRPISRQPSSQSISRTYSISGPGIPPTPNPHRSYANSPPICTSRSNVDLANMSSPWSRTSHLASTHSLCGGHLSPPINIRYASPHVSLSGYGSPSRYIGSSHVSHSGCGSPSYYPGSSGRQHPYLRHCTGSGPSLFTMVPQSLQQTQMQHGANSETSLSAAASTQSFGQFYLQHCPDSDTSSQSLPGC